A genomic stretch from Sander vitreus isolate 19-12246 chromosome 17, sanVit1, whole genome shotgun sequence includes:
- the LOC144532650 gene encoding uncharacterized protein LOC144532650 gives MSKRYQWMFYHFFLEIYLAQDLPCTVTHEAGQTRYSIPEFNETGCYYQWTNGTKFPLATHETPMGKQVVMKSNWTLLTNVCSELIYYNRDCLTEGRREATCTTNCSGQDNWQIGEEIAHCHWIIPTVVLLLVLLLVLLLLGLLFKNRTFCCVNLFYTVKRVL, from the exons ATGTCGAAGCGTTACCAGTGGATGTTCTACCACT tcttTTTGGAGATATACCTAGCTCAGGACCTTCCCTGCACTGTGACTCATGAAGCTGGACAGACACGTTACAGCATCCCAGAGTTCAATGAAACCGGCTGCTATTACCAGTGGACTAACGGCACT AAGTTCCCGCTCGCTACCCACGAGACACCTATGGGTAAGCAGGTGGTAATGAAAAGCAACTGGACTCTTCTTACCAATGTGTGCTCAGAGCTGATCTATTACAATCGCGACTGCCTTACCGAG GGGAGGCGTGAGGCAACCTGCACCA CCAACTGCAGTGGACAGGACAATTGGCAGATTGGAGAAG AGATTGCTCATTGCCACTGGATTATTCCTACTGTTGTcctgctgctggtgctgctgctggtgctgctgctgctggggctgTTGTTCAAGAATCGGACATTCTG ctgtgtaaATCTCttttacactgtaaaaagaGTTCTGTGA